One window from the genome of Carassius carassius chromosome 15, fCarCar2.1, whole genome shotgun sequence encodes:
- the LOC132157888 gene encoding membrane-spanning 4-domains subfamily A member 4D-like: protein MRYTFKPDDCMVITIPLGNLRNTGDGHLMPEKFTCVFKDAYKVFLKGRPKELGAAQLSIGVFVICIGSLITHEYGPSHLVYTLPSALFIASGILSFAAGNSPFMPVVKLSFIFNIISLFWSISAIVLCSENMFAGLKVVIIVLCALELILALILIFWESKAVCRSHFNTLPLISIKQEA from the exons ATGCGCTACACGTTTAAGCCGGATGACTGTATGGTCATCACCATTCCTCTGGGAAACCTCAGGAACACCGGAGACGGTCACCTGATGCCCGAGAAATTCACCTGCGTCTTCAAAGATGCTTACAAGGTCTTTCTTAAAGGACGGCCAAAGGAACTCGGG GCGGCTCAGCTCAGCATCGGAGTGTTTGTCATTTGCATCGGCAGCCTCATTACTCATGAATACGGTCCGTCCCATCTAGTGTACACCCTACCTAGTGCCCTG TTCATTGCAAGTGGGATTCTGTCATTTGCAGCTGGAAATTCTCCATTCATGCCTGTG GTGAAGCTCTCCTTCATATTCAACATTATCAGCCTTTTCTGGTCAATCTCTGCTATAGTTCTCTGTTCA GAAAACATGTTTGCGGGGCTGAAGGTGGTGATCATTGTCTTGTGTGCGCTGGAGTTGATTCTGGCTCTGATTCTGATCTTCTGGGAGAGTAAAGCTGTGTGCCGATCTCACTTCAACACTCTG CCATTGATCTCCATCAAGCAAGAGGCTTGA
- the ptdss1a gene encoding phosphatidylserine synthase 1 has translation MASAFGSGTISKDDVKYWMHFRMINEQQVEDITIDFFYKPHTITLLTCAVLSLMYFAFTRDDGNPDSNLWVGLILVISFFLIISVLAFPNGPFTRPHPAVWRIVFGLSVLYFLFLVFIIFLNWEQVKSLMFWLDPNLRYAKREADIMEYAVNCHVITWERILSHFDIFAFSHFWGWGMKALLIRSYGLCWTISITWELTELFFMHLLPNFAECWWDQVILDILLCNGGGIWLGMTVCRFLEMRTYHWASIKDIHSTTGKIKRAALQFTPASWTYVRWLDPKSSLQRVMGVYLFMIIWQLTELNTFFLKHIFVFPACHALSWCRILFIGIITAPTVRQYYAYLTDTQCKRVGTQCWVFGAIAFLEALACIKFGQDLFSKTQVLYVVLWLLCLVFTTFLCLYGMVWFAENYGPRQKSFSECEDSNYTESGDAASGCRGEFEADSTTSSSTRKRRDSGNNRSINGVEK, from the exons ATGGCGTCCGCGTTCGGCTCCGGGACTATAAGTAAAGATGATGTGAAATACTGGATGCATTTCCGCATGATCAACGAGCAGCAGGTGGAGGACATCACCATCGACTTCTTCTACAAGCCTCACACCATCACCCTGCTCACATGCGCCGTACTCAGCCTCATGTACTTCGCGTTTACGCG AGATGATGGAAACCCTGACAGTAACCTGTGGGTGGGTCTCATCCTGGTCATCTCCTTCTTCTTGATCATCAGCGTTCTCGCCTTCCCCAATG gTCCGTTCACAAGACCCCATCCAGCAGTATGGCGCATAGTGTTCG GATTGAGTGTGCTGTACTTCCTCTTCCTGGTTTTCATCATCTTCCTGAACTGGGAGCAGGTCAAGTCTCTCATGTTCTGGCTGGATCCCAATCTGCGCTACGCCAAACGGGAAGCTGACATCATG GAGTATGCCGTGAACTGTCATGTGATCACCTGGGAGCGAATCCTCAGCCACTTCGACATCTTCGCCTTCAGTCATTTCTGGGGCTGGGGCATGAAGGCTCTGCTGATCCGCAGCTATGGCCTGTGCTGGACCATCAGCATCACCTGGGAGCTGACCGAG CTGTTCTTCATGCATCTTCTTCCGAATTTCGCGGAGTGCTGGTGGGATCAGGTCATCCTGGATATCCTGCTGTGTAACGGAGGAGGGATCTGGCTGGGAATGACCGTCTGCCGCTTCCTGGAGATGCGCACGTATCACTGGGCCAGCATCAA AGACATCCACAGCACCACGGGGAAGATCAAGCGTGCCGCTCTACAGTTCACGCCGGCCAGCTGGACATACGTGCGCTGGCTCGACCCCAAATCCTCCTTACAGAGAGTGATGGGAGTCTATCTGTTCATGATCATCTGGCAG CTGACGGAGCTCAACACGTTCTTCCTGAAGCACATCTTCGTGTTCCCAGCATGCCACGCTCTCAGCTGGTGCAGGATCCTGTTCATCGGGATCATCACGGCTCCTACAGTACG GCAGTATTACGCCTATCTGACGGACACTCAGTGCAAGCGGGTCGGGACTCAGTGCTGGGTGTTTGG GGCGATCGCGTTCCTGGAGGCCTTGGCGTGCATCAAATTCGGACAAGACTTGTTTTCCAAGACACAGGTGTTGTATGTGGTCTTGTGGCTCTTGTGTTTG GTTTTCACCACGTTCCTGTGTCTGTACGGGATGGTCTGGTTTGCTGAGAACTACGGGCCCCGACAGAAG AGCTTCTCGGAGTGTGAGGACAGTAATTACACGGAGTCTGGAGACGCTGCGTCTGGATGCAGAG